The Coffea arabica cultivar ET-39 chromosome 3c, Coffea Arabica ET-39 HiFi, whole genome shotgun sequence genome contains a region encoding:
- the LOC113733887 gene encoding uncharacterized protein: MALQKYVPGGDAPLVIKKSLSFSSKANVKAQSGDSQTRTTEADVDVDFREIYFLIMHFLSAGPCQRTCGQLWNELLEHQLLPRRYHAWYSRNGAHSGDADDDGLSFPLSYIKLVERYPHVEKDHLVKLLKQLILNAASPAHGVVDRNAINAAAVPTLLGTSCFSLLSSEQNKANDEVNHPPSYMRWPHMLADQFHGLSLREIGGGFSRHHRAPSIRAACYAIAKPSTMVQKMQNIKRVRGHRYAVYCAIFDRSGRFVITGSDDRLVKIWSMETAYCLASCRGHEGDITDLAVNFNNTVIASASNDCIIRVWRLNDGCPISVLRGHTGAVTAIAFSPRPGAFFQLLSSSDDGTCRIWDARCPNPKSTRVYVPKPSDPAPGKNNGPSSSSAQQSHQIFCCAFNSSGTVFVTGSSDTLARVWNACKGNAEESGLPNHEMDVLAGHENDVNYVQFSGCAVTSRFSVSDTSKEENIPKFKNAWYNQDNIVTCSRDGSAIIWIPRSRRSHGKIGRWTRAYHLKVPPPPMPPQPPRGGPRQRVLPTPRGVNMIVWSLDNRFVLAAIMDCRICVWNAADGSLVHSLTGHTESTYVLDVHPFNPRIAMSAGYDGKTIVWDIWEGTPVRTYEIGRFKLVDGKFSPDGTSIILSDDVGQLYILSTGQGESQMDAKYDQFFLGDYRPLIQDTHGNVLDQETQLLPYRRNMQDLLCDSALLPYPEPYQSMYQQRRHGILGIEWRPSSVKFAVGADISLDQDYQMLPIADLDVLIDPLPEFLDVRDWEPEIEIQSDDTDSEYHITEEISSGGEQGSLISVSSGDLESSGDDSEAEDSHKDGLRRSKRKKQKAEIEVTTSSGRRVKRKNLDEYGDSSLVISRSRKSKLGRKVSRKRSSLSKSLRPQRAAARNALHLFSRITGTSTDLEEEYTTEGDSSGIETILDDSSIVSEDSDLSLQNEGGENLKGKQISVDQSEDLDKRDLRSKLNLDAGAKRRLVLKLPNRDASKFLTPKYGVPESESQRVCAGPSSTAPTPADEGKSFTHDHKYSVSDGHGSEMDKSHTGQPAKIQHCLDLLEGCKESNIGWGGVKTRTSKRSRVGESMSSVAHAGSIPFLDGHDKTENASSASAFQSGGKTDEMIEINKDEVSASILNNSEARNIDSNSCLIDSKDIEKSSSKQVIDGRTGLSIQLTNGKDDSFKLLEKPVTMPTKLRIKSRIFISDHESSGKIEGQSSFEGSGHNSCCMSESSDIRKNSSCGPLVNEETRLPNSENGIHDQVGRSSNSVLLDLHQLPPQNRIFSAVYRRSKSLRGRSNQEHDNGNGASTSAGEDHNLHDENEALTEGVRRPRSIRLRSSAADDLSTDDGNLLQIEGVRKARSIRLRSTARDSNFSGSKSKIKEAHGASSNTPPFAENSSVNRDDNSYEEQGMGAKVPVMGLRPTRNRRSSYYDREASPPDKRKPIQSTRSSWLLLSTHEEGFRYIPQQGDDVVYLRQGHQEYIAYSHLKDLGPWSTLKGHIRAVEFCKVEELEYSTIGGSGESCCKILLKFVDLESSVVGKSFRLVLPEVTSFPDFLVERSRYDAAISRKWTSRDKCQVWWKNEGEEDGSWWEGRILAVKPKSPDFPDSPWESYVVQYKSDPRETHQHSPWELYDADTHWEQPHIDVDIRDKLLTAFAKLERSVIKNRDYYGVQKLREVSQKASFINRFPVPLSLEVIQSRLENNYYRSLDAMKHDVKVLLSNAESYFGRNADGLAKVRRLSDWFTRILC, from the exons GAAGTCATTGAGTTTTTCCAGCAAAGCAAATGTAAAAGCTCAATCTGGAGATTCACAAACACGAACAACAGAAGCTGATGTAGATGTTGACTTCAGGGAGATCTATTTTTTGATCATGCATTTTCTATCAGCTGGACCTTGTCAGAGGACTTGTGGGCAGCTCTGGAATGAACTTCTGGAGCACCAACTTTTACCTAGAAGATATCATGCATGGTATTCTAGGAATGGAGCGCATAGTGGAGATGCAGATGATGATGGATTGTCTTTCCCTTTGAGTTATATTAAGTTGGTGGAGAG GTACCCCCACGTTGAAAAGGACCATTTGGTTAAGCTTTTGAAGCAACTAATCCTCAATGCCGCATCTCCTGCTCATGGGGTGGTTGACAGAAATGCTATAAACGCAGCTGCTGTCCCTACTCTCTTGGGAACCAGTTGCTTTTCACTTCTGAGCA gTGAACAAAATAAGGCAAATGATGAAGTAAATCATCCCCCAAGTTACATGCGTTGGCCTCACATGTTGGCTGATCAATTTCATGGACTAAGTCTAAGGGAAATTGGTGGTGGTTTTTCCAGACACCACCGTGCACCCTCTATTCGTGCAGCTTGTTATGCGATTGCAAAACCATCCACCATGGTGCAGAAGATGCAAAATATTAAAAGAGTTAGAGGACACCGTTATGCTGTTTATTGCG CCATTTTTGACCGGTCTGGGAGATTTGTCATTACTGGCTCAGATGATCGACTTGTTAAAATTTGGTCAATGGAAACTGCATATTGCTTGGCCAGCTGCCGAGGACATGAA GGTGACATCACTGACCTCGCTGTGAACTTCAACAACACTGTGATAGCTTCTGCGTCAAATGATTGCATCATACGTGTT TGGAGGTTGAATGATGGCTGTCCAATATCAGTTTTGAGAGGTCATACCGGAGCTGTTACTGCTATTGCCTTTAGTCCAAGACCTGGCGCCTTCTTTCAGCTTTTATC GTCCTCTGATGATGGAACGTGTCGTATTTGGGATGCTAGATGCCCAAACCCCAAAAGTACTCGTGTATATGTGCCAAAACCTTCAGATCCTGCTCCTG GAAAGAACAATGGTCCTTCATCAAGCAGTGCCCAACAAAGCCATCAGATCTTCTGTTGTGCTTTCAACTCTAGTGGAACTGTTTTTGTTACTGGAAGCTCAGACACTCTTGCAAGG GTTTGGAATGCTTGCAAGGGCAATGCAGAGGAGTCAGGACTACCTAATCATGAGATGGATGTTTTAGCTGGACATGAGAATGATGTAAACTATGTCCAATTTAG TGGCTGTGCTGTGACATCTAGATTTTCAGTCTCTGATActtcaaaagaagaaaacatcCCAAAATTCAAAAATGCATG GTATAACCAGGACAACATCGTCACCTGCTCTCGCGATGGCAGTGCTATCATATGGATTCCAAGATCTCGTAGATCACAT ggTAAAATTGGCCGATGGACACGGGCATATCATCTTAAAGTTCCGCCACCACCTATGCCACCTCAACCACCGAGAGGAGGTCCTCGTCAAAGAGTTCTTCCAACTCCTCGTGGTGTTAATATGATAGTCTGGAGTTTGGACAATCGGTTTGTCCTCGCTGCTATCATGG ATTGCAGAATATGTGTCTGGAATGCTGCTGACGGTAGCTTAGTACATTCTTTGACAGGCCACACTGAATCA ACTTATGTTTTAGATGTTCATCCTTTTAACCCTCGAATAGCAATGAGTGCGGGATATGATGGGAAAACGATTGTCTGGGAT ATATGGGAAGGCACACCTGTTCGTACTTATGAAATTGGACGCTTTAAGCTGGTTGATGGAAAATTTTCTCC GGATGGAACATCAATTATTCTCTCTGATGATGTTGGCCAACTGTATATACTTAGCACTGGGCAGGGAGAATCCCAAATGGATGCCAAATATGATCAG TTCTTCTTAGGGGACTATCGACCACTTATTCAAGATACACACGGAAATGTTCTTGACCAG GAAACTCAGCTTTTACCTTACCGAAGGAATATGCAAGACCTTCTTTGTGATTCAG CCTTGCTTCCGTATCCTGAGCCTTATCAGAGCATGTACCAACAACGGCGGCATGGAATCTTGGGCATTGAATGGCGCCCTTCTTCTGTAAAATTTGCTGTTGGAGCTGATATCAGCCTGGACCAAGATTACCAAATGCTTCCCATAGCAGACTTGGACGTTTTGATTGATCCGCTTCCAGAGTTTCTGGATGTTAGGGATTGGGAACCAGAAATTGAGATACAAAGTGATGATACTGATTCAGAGTATCATATAACTGAGGAAATCTCTTCTGGAGGGGAACAAGGAAGCTTAATTTCTGTTTCTTCTGGTGACCTAGAGAGTAGTGGAGATGACAGTGAGGCTGAGGATTCCCATAAGGATGGCCTTCGAaggtcaaaaaggaaaaaacagaagGCCGAA ATTGAGGTCACTACATCTTCTGGAAGGCGTGTTAAGAGGAAGAATCTGGATGAATATGGTGATAGTTCCCTTGTAATTAGTCGTAGTAGAAAATCAAAACTTGGTCGTAAAGTCTCAAGGAAAAGGTCATCGTTATCTAAGTCTTTACGACCTCAGAGAGCTGCTGCCAGGAATGCTCTTCATTTATTCTCCCGAATTACAGGAACATCAACAGATTTAGAAGAAGAATATACCACCGAAGGTGATTCATCAGGAATTGAAACCATACTTGATGATTCAAGCATTGTCAGTGAAGACTCGGATTTATCTTTGCAAAATGAAGGAGGAGAGAacttgaaaggaaaacaaatttctgTCGATCAGTCTGAGGATTTGGATAAACGTGATCTCCGGTCAAAGCTTAATCTAGATGCTGGAGCTAAGAGAAGATTAGTGTTAAAATTGCCAAACCGTGATGCAAGTAAATTTTTAACTCCAAAATATGGTGTCCCTGAATCTGAAAGCCAGCGTGTTTGTGCAGGCCCATCATCTACAGCTCCTACACCTGCAGATGAGGGGAAAAGTTTTACACACGATCACAAGTACTCTGTTAGTGATGGACATGGCAGTGAAATGGATAAAAGCCATACAGGCCAACCTGCAAAGATTCAACATTGTTTAGACTTGCTTGAAGGGTGCAAAGAAAGCAATATTGGTTGGGGAGGGGTAAAGACTCGCACTTCTAAACGTTCAAGGGTGGGTGAATCAATGTCTTCAGTTGCACATGCTGGATCTATTCCATTTCTTGATGGACACGACAAGACAGAAAATGCTTCATCTGCTTCTGCCTTCCAAAGCGGAGGTAAGACTgatgaaatgattgaaataaacaAGGATGAAGTTAGTGCCAGCATTCTTAATAATTCTGAAGCTAGGAATAtcgattcaaattcatgtttgatTGACTCAAAGGACATTGAAAAATCATCATCTAAGCAGGTGATTGATGGTAGAACTGGACTTTCCATTCAACTTACTAATGGGAAAGATGACAGTTTTAAATTGCTAGAGAAACCTGTCACAATGCCAACAAAGCTGCGCATTAAGTCAAGAATCTTTATTAGTGATCATGAAAGCTCTGGAAAGATAGAGGGTCAATCATCATTTGAGGGTTCTGGGCACAATTCCTGTTGCATGTCTGAAAGTTCAGACATTAGGAAGAACTCAAGTTGTGGCCCTCTTGTCAATGAAGAGACCAGACTACCTAATTCAGAAAATGGAATCCATGATCAGGTTGGTAGGTCTTCCAATTCTGTGTTGCTGGACTTGCATCAGTTGCCTCCTCAAAATAGGATTTTCAGTGCTGTTTATCGAAGGTCAAAGTCTCTGAGGGGTAGAAGTAATCAAGAACATGACAACGGAAATGGAGCCAGTACTTCAGCTGGAGAAGATCATAATTTACATGATGAAAATGAAGCACTGACTGAAGGTGTCAGGAGGCCAAGGTCCATTAGATTGAGGTCATCAGCTGCAGATGATCTTAGCACAGATGACGGAAATCTTTTGCAAATTGAAGGGGTAAGAAAGGCAAGGTCCATCAGATTGAGGTCAACTGCTCGTGATTCAAACTTTTCAGGCAGCAAGAGTAAAATTAAGGAAGCCCATGGTGCTTCATCAAATACTCCACCTTTTGCAGAAAATTCTTCAGTGAATCGAGATGATAACTCTTATGAAGAACAAGGAATGGGTGCAAAGGTTCCTGTTATGGGATTAAGACCGACCAGAAACAGAAGAAGTAGTTATTATGATCGTGAAGCTAGTCCACCAGATAAAAGGAAACCAATTCAATCAACAAGAAGTTCATGGTTATTATTGTCAACACATGAGGAGGGCTTCCGGTATATTCCCCAGCAAGGGGATGATGTTGTGTATTTGAGACAG GGGCACCAAGAGTACATAGCTTACAGCCATTTAAAGGATTTGGGCCCTTGGAGTACACTCAAAGGCCACATCAGAGCTGTGGAGTTTTGCAAGGTTGAAGAGCTCGAGTACTCAACAATTGGTGGTTCTGGCGAGAGCTGCTGTAAAATATTACTTAAATTTGTAGATCTGGAATCTAGTGTAGTTGGTAAATCGTTTAGACTGGTTTTGCCTGAAGTGACTAGCTTCCCTGACTTTCTTGTTGAGAGAAGTCGATATGATGCTGCCATTTCGAGAAAGTGGACTTCTCGGGATAAATGCCAAGTTTGGTGGAAAAATGAGGGTGAGGAAGATGGTAGTTGGTGGGAAGGCCGGATTTTGGCTGTAAAACCTAAATCTCCTGACTTTCCAGACAGTCCATGGGAAAGTTATGTGGTTCAGTACAAAAGTGATCCCAGGGAAACACATCAACATAGTCCTTGGGAGCTGTATGATGCTGATACACATTGGGAGCAGCCTCATATTGATGTAGATATTAGAGACAAGCTGCTCACTGCTTTTGCCAAGCTGGAGCGATCTGTGATTAAGAATCGG GACTACTATGGGGTGCAAAAATTGAGAGAAGTTTCTCAAAAAGCCAGTTTTATTAACAG GTTCCCAGTTCCGTTGTCTCTTGAAGTGATCCAGAGTAGATTAGAGAACAACTATTATAGAAGTTTAGATGCAATGAAGCATGATGTTAAAGTACTGCTGTCAAATGCCGAGTCCTATTTCGGAAGAAATGCTGATGGTTTAGCAAAAGTTAGACGTTTGTCTGACTGGTTCACACGGATACTGTGCTGA